Proteins from one Podospora pseudoanserina strain CBS 124.78 chromosome 1, whole genome shotgun sequence genomic window:
- the MCM6 gene encoding MCM DNA helicase complex subunit mcm6 (COG:L; EggNog:ENOG503NVZM; BUSCO:EOG09260JT9), which yields MATPSASSDAGFMMSDGLSRTPRAGGRQQFPSSGRPLPSESLGAPSDDEGGGGGDGFADDQVPVRARPTDPANIPRVEDSIGRMVQDHFENFIEGFVETPTSSGQPTSSAVTTDRYYVAQIHGMRTYQLSTLYVDYKHLLSWSNGALADGIMNNYYRFLPFLTAALHNQIAKHEPQYFREHRQPTASSQHHGTDSSTLGGTGTQSEMSSKTANQQTDKLFAIAFYNLPLVSRVRSMRARNVGQLLSISGTVTRTSEVRPELALATFVCEGCRAVVPDVEQTFRYTEPTQCPNATCQNRTAWRLDIRQSTFVDWQKVRVQENSSEIPTGSMPRTMDVILRGEIVDRAKAGEKCIFTGALIVVPDVSQLGLPGLRKTAVRDDRGADAGGSGVGGLKALGVRDLTYRLAFLACMVTPDVSSLGASGEAQIVDMIGSLNGNVAVETAESLKEMQDATLSSYTQAEVDDLRAMVHSDHIYSRLVQSIAPMVYGHEIVKKGILLQMLSGVSKSTAEGMQLRGDINICIVGDPSTSKSQFLKYVCNFAPRAIYTSGKASSAAGLTAAVVKDEETGEFTIEAGALMLADNGVCCIDEFDKMDIADQVAIHEAMEQQTISIAKAGIQATLNARTSILAAANPVGGRYNRKTSLRANINMSAPIMSRFDLFFVILDECNEQVDRHLASHIVGIHQLRDEAVVPEFSTEQLQRYIRFARTYRPEFTDEAKEVLVQRYKDLRADDAQGGIGKNSYRITVRQLESMIRLSEAIAKANCVEDITPDFVNEAYNLLRQSIISVEHDDVEVDEEDEQPVEDGAALRAAADAASGSVPPEADGEGDTAMGDASAAAVHKEKQTVSYDKYISIVNLLVSKVAEEETSGSGEGIEGEELVQWYLEQKEEELTGEEDYEQELALAKKVLKKMVKDNILMAIRGEGMQEDTENGQAGPSAAAQRIVYVLHPNCAVEDV from the exons ATGGCAACACCATCAGCCTCCAGTGATGCTGGGTTCATGATGTCGGATGGTCTTTCGAGGACACCCCGCGCCGGCGGGAGACAACAGTTCCCTTCCAGCGGGAGACCTCTTCCTTCGGAAAGTCTGGGTGCGCCCAGCGACGAtgaaggtggtggcggtggtgatggctttgCAGACGATCAGGTTCCAGTGAGAGCCAGACCGACAGATCCTGCCAATATTCCCCGGGTAGAAGATAGCATTGGACGCATGGTGCAGGATCACTTTGAGAATTTTATCGAAGG ATTCGTCGAGACACCGACTTCCTCTGGCCAGCCTACCTCCTCAGCTGTGACCACAGACCGCTATTATGTCGCCCAAATCCATGGCATGCGTACCTATCAGTTGTCGACCCTATATGTCGACTACAAGCACCTTTTGAGCTGGAGCAACGGCGCCCTGGCCGACGGTATCATGAACAACTACTATCGTTTCCTGCCCTTCCTGACAGCGGCGCTCCACAACCAGATCGCGAAGCACGAGCCTCAATATTTCAGGGAACACAGACAGCCAACCGCCTCAAGCCAGCACCACGGCACTGATAGCAGCACCCTGGGTGGAACTGGTACGCAGTCCGAGATGAGCAGCAAGACCGCCAACCAGCAAACTGACAAGCTGTTCGCCATCGCCTTCTACAATCTCCCCCTTGTTTCCCGAGTCCGGTCAATGCGAGCCAGGAATGTTGGCCAACTATTGAGCATCAGCGGTACCGTTACCCGCACATCTGAAGTCAGACCCGAACTGGCCCTCGCGACGTTCGTTTGCGAAGGCTGCAGAGCTGTTGTTCCAGACGTCGAGCAGACCTTCCGGTATACGGAACCTACCCAGTGTCCCAATGCTACTTGCCAAAATAGAACCGCATGGAGGCTAGACATCCGGCAGAGCACTTTCGTTGATTGGCAGAAGGTCAGGGTGCAGGAAAACAGCAGCGAAATCCCTACAGGGAGCATGCCAAGAACGATGGATGTGATCCTCAGAGGGGAAATTGTGGACAGAGCAAAGGCAGGTGAAAAGTGCATCTTTACAGGCGCCTTGATTGTGGTTCCAGACGTCAGTCAGCTCGGGCTTCCGGGTCTCAGGAAAACGGCGGTGAGGGATGATAGGGGTGCTGATGCTGGCGggagtggtgttggtggtttaAAGGCGCTTGGTGTCAGAGATCTGACCTACAGACTGGCCTTCCTGGCGTGCATGGTCACGCCGGATGTGTCTTCTCTTGGTGCCTCTGGTGAGGCCCAGATTGTGGACATGATCGGCAGCCTGAACGGTAATGTGGCGGTCGAGACGGCGGAGAGCTTGAAGGAGATGCAGGATGCCACGCTGAGCTCCTATACACAGGCTGAGGTGGACGATCTCCGTGCCATGGTACACAGTGATCACATCTATTCCAGACTGGTGCAGTCGATTGCGCCAATGGTGTACGGCCACGAGATTGTGAAGAAGGGTATCCTCCTGCAAATGTTGTCTGGAGTGAGCAAAAGCACAGCAGAGGGGATGCAGCTTCGTGGAGACATCAACATCTGCATCGTCGGTgacccatcaacctccaagTCTCAGTTCTTGAAATACGTCTGTAACTTTGCTCCACGGGCAATCTACACTTCTGGCAAggcctcctccgccgccggtcTCACGGCCGCAGTGGTCAAGGATGAAGAGACTGGAGAGTTCACCATCGAAGCCGGCGCTCTGATGCTTGCGGACAACGGCGTCTGCTGCATTGACGAGTTTGACAAGATGGATATTGCCGACCAGGTCGCCATCCACGAAGCGATGGAACAGCAGACAATTTCCATCGCCAAGGCCGGTATCCAGGCAACCCTCAATGCTCGCACCTCTATTCTCGCTGCCGCCAACCCTGTTGGAGGTCGGTACAACCGCAAGACATCTCTCcgcgccaacatcaacatgtCCGCTCCTATCATGTCTCGCTTTGATCTTTTCTTCGTTATTCTCGACGAGTGCAACGAGCAGGTTGATCGTCACCTGGCCTCTCACATCGTCGGCATCCATCAACTCCGTGACGAGGCCGTCGTCCCAGAGTTTTCGACCGAACAACTCCAAAGATACATCCGTTTTGCCCGAACTTACAGGCCAGAGTTTACTGACGAGGCCAAAGAGGTGCTCGTGCAAAGGTACAAGGATCTCAGAGCCGATGACGCGCAGGGCGGCATAGGCAAGAACAGCTATCGCATCACGGTCAGACAATTGGAAAGTATGATCAGATTGTCAgaggccatcgccaaggcGAACTGCGTTGAAGATATCACGCCAGATTTTGTCAATGAGGCCTACAACCTGTTGAGGCAAAGTATTATCTCTGTGGAACACgatgatgtcgaggttgatgaggaggatgagcagcCTGTTGAGGACGGGGCTGCCTTGAGAGCGGCTGCTGACGCAGCTTCGGGATCTGTTCCTCCTGAAGCTGATGGCGAAGGTGATACAGCCATGGGAGATGCATCCGCTGCCGCTGTGCACAAGGAGAAGCAAACGGTTTCGTATGACAAGTACATCTCCATCGTGAACTTGCTTGTCAGcaaggttgccgaggaggagacatCTGGAAGCGGCGAGGGcatcgagggcgaggaactTGTTCAGTGGTATctggagcagaaggaggaggaactgACTGGCGAGGAGGACTACGAGCAGGAGTTGGCACTGGCTAAGAAGGTGCTCAAAAAGATGGTCAAG GACAACATCCTCATGGCTATTCGTGGCGAAGGTATGCAAGAAGATACGGAGAATGGCCAGGCCGGACCCTCGGCCGCGGCGCAGAGGATTGTCTATGTCCTGCACCCCAACTGCGCGGTTGAGGACGTATGA
- a CDS encoding hypothetical protein (EggNog:ENOG503NXTY; COG:O): MFFERWFAAGLAGILAASGVNAQACTSNLLIDNFTKWTSGVNNLESPNGDDGSMEFIAAGTGQVVFTPKDTTSYFYESFECQPAVTNGYGGLQFTVEGPAGASFALELQTTSSCSANDGTYKSHYTIIENLTGSRQTINVPLVGFDNEPNYDAVVGWVWAVFSQSNVQWSIGNITWICGNVAQPTSPGSTSVPTRSTIVPTATRSTIAPPVTTSQPATCFNLLIDDWASQSRLTFLGYNAMGQATSDDGTMSSVVVSNNRVLLYPKDASSYFYSQFGCLNANNRYGGISFRVRAARGTSFSVALGWSDSCGSTNVKTVSLTTAQLKWTFDGTEKLYSFPFSVFSGVDTTKLDMIYFSGLNAGIILGPMSFYCGSTATEYVAPASSPAPSALTRTTTQVATPSAKGYVIDTFSNENTNSLGEWHGPDEGMAVTFGNNAITIRTNDSDQSWNTQLANKCADLRNLTGGYLHIAYSGSNKFSIALQQHNSKCNETMAPYPETWDSVEASRYATTSDIYVPITHFSINLQRVIGFNLRGFYTSEPTTITKIEIVTSIPPNFKIPPKLASGRLVFACTRPNSFAFAIDDGNPEYIPQVMKILKEANIPLTFFTVGLPLLDQSNGLAAAYKDMASRGHQIALHSYTHPKMEGLATEQAIDWEIQNDIGAVRQVFPNLRSSYFRPPFGTEGARMRQRLAANLNDPEPYIVGWSIDVEDWLWAESSTPNKQLDAFKRDLAKGGNLMVMHYLHQSTVDLLPEFIKLAKASGKRLMRVDQCLEDPKAPALT; the protein is encoded by the exons CTCTGGAGTAAACGCACAAGCCTGCACATCTAATCTTCTTATCGACAACTTCACCAAATGGACCAGCGGTGTCAATAACCTTGAATCCCCAAACGGCG ATGACGGTTCAATGGAATTCATTGCGGCTGGGACAGGTCAAGTTGTCTTCACCCCCAAGGATACCACCTCGTATTTTTATGAATCATTCGAATGCCAACCTGCCGTTACAAACGGATATGGAGGATTGCAATTCACCGTCGAGGGCCCTGCCGGTGCTTCGTTTGCTCTAGAGCTTCAGACAACTTCGTCTTGTAGCGCCAACGACGGGACATACAAGAGTCACTACACCATCATCGAGAACCTGACCGGAAGCCGCCAGACAATTAATGTTCCCTTGGTCGGCTTTGACAACGAACCCAACTACGATGCTGTTGtcggttgggtttgggctgTATTTTCACAGTCCAATGTTCAATGGTCGATTGGCAATATCACATGGATATGCGGGAATGTGGCTCAGCCAACGTCCCCTGGTTCAACAA GTGTACCGACAAGATCAACCATCGTCCCTACCGCAACTCGATCCACAATAGCACCGccagtcaccaccagccagcccGCAACGTGCTTCAACTTGTTGATTGATGACTGGGCTTCTCAGTCCCGTCTTACATTCTTGGGCTACAACGCTATGGGGCAAGCAACGAGCGATGATGGAACAATGTCAAGTGTCGttgtcagcaacaacagggTCCTCCTTTACCCCAAAGATGCCAGCTCGTACTTTTACAGTCAGTTTGGTTGTTTGAATGCCAACAACAGATACGGAGGCATCTCGTTCAGGGTCAGGGCGGCACGAGGCACAAGCTTTTCAGTGGCTCTGGGATGGTCCGATAGTTGTGGCTCAACCAACGTCAAGACGGTTAGTTTGACAACAGCGCAGTTAAAGTGGACATTCGATGGCACCGAGAAGCTGtactccttccccttttcaGTGTTCAGTGGCGTCGATACGACAAAGCTGGATATGATTTATTTTTCCGGCCTCAATGCGggcatcatcctcggccCCATGTCCTTCTACTGCGGATCGACAGCTACCGAGTACGTCGCGCCAGCATCGTCACCAGCTCCCTCTGCCCTCACGCGCACAACAACCCAGGTGGCAACCCCAAGTGCCAAGGGTTATGTTATTGACACATTCTCCAACGAAAATACCAACTCGCTGGGCGAATGGCACGGTCCGGATGAGGGCATGGCGGTCACATTTGGCAACAACGCCATTACAATCCGTACCAACGACTCTGATCAAAGCTGGAACACTCAGTTGGCCAACAAGTGCGCCGACCTCCGCAACCTGACAGGAGGCTATCTCCATATCGCGTACTCGGGTAGCAACAAGTTTAGTATCgccctccaacaacacaactCCAAGTGCAACGAGACGATGGCCCCCTATCCCGAGACCTGGGATTCCGTGGAAGCCTCTCGCTACGCAACCACCTCCGACATCTACgtccccatcacccactTCAGCATCAACCTCCAGCGCGTCATTGGTTTCAACCTCCGCGGCTTCTACACTTCAGAGCCGACAACAATTACCAAGATCGAAATCGTCACCTCCATCCCACCCAACTTCAAGATCCCGCCCAAGCTAGCCTCGGGCAGGCTAGTGTTCGCCTGCACCCGCCCCAACTCCTTCGCCTTTGCCATTGACGACGGAAACCCAGAGTACATCCCCCAGGTCATGAAGATCCTCAAAGaagccaacatccccctcaccttcttcaccgttGGCCTGCCCCTCCTAGACCAGAGCAACGGCCTGGCAGCAGCGTACAAAGACATGGCCTCTCGCGGCCACCAGATCGCCCTGCACAGCTACACGCACCCCAAGATGGAAGGCCTCGCCACCGAGCAAGCCATCGACTGGGAGATCCAAAACGACATTGGTGCCGTCCGCCAGGTGTTTCCAAACCTACGGTCGTCCTACTTTCGCCCTCCATTCGGAACAGAAGGTGCGAGAATGAGACAGCGCCTGGCGGCAAACCTGAACGATCCAGAGCCGTATATTGTTGGGTGGAGCATCGACGTGGAGGACTGGCTTTGGGCTGAATCATCCACTCCCAACAAGCAGCTCGATGCGTTCAAGCGCGATCTGGCCAAGGGCGGGAACTTGATGGTGATGCATTACTTGCACCAAAGCACGGTGGACTTGTTGCCCGAGTTTATCAAACTGGCCAAAGCGAGcgggaagaggttgatgagggtggaTCAGTGCTTGGAGGACCCGAAGGCGCCGGCTCTGACTTGA